Part of the Faecalibacterium duncaniae genome, TGCGGAAAGCCGGCATCAGCCTGTGTCTGGATTTTGTCATGAACCACACCGCCAGCACCCACCGCTGGGCCATGGCGGCAAAGGCGGGTGACCCGTGGTTTCAGGCCTATTACCACCTCTATGACGACCGCACCATCCCCGACCAATACGAGCAGACTGTGCCGCAGGTGTTCCCCAACACTGCGCCCGGCAACTTTACCTGGTGTGAGGAGATGCACAAGTGGGTGCTGACCACCTTCCACGACTACCAGTGGGACCTGAACTACGCAAACCCGGCGGTGTTCGTGGACATGACCAAGAGCATCCTGCATCTGGCAAATCTCGGTGTGGAAGTGTTCCGCATTGATGCGGTGCCTTATATCTGGAAGCAGCTGGGCACCACCTGCCGCAATCTGCCGCAGGTGCACACCATCGTGCGGATGCTCCGCATGGTGCTGGAATGTGTCTGCCCGGCGGTCATCCTCAAGGGCGAGGTGGTCATGGCTCCCAAGGAGCTGGCAGCTTATTTCGGCACCCCGGAAAAGCCGGAATGCCACATGCTCTACAACGTGTCCACCATGGTCAACCTGTGGGGTGCCCTTGCCAGCCGGGACACCCGGCTGCTGAAGGCCCAGCTGGATGCCCTCCACGCTCTGCCGAAGAATTGCTGGTTCGTGAACTATCTGCGCTGTCACGATGATATCGGCTGGGGTCTGGACGAGGCGGTGGAAAACCGGCTTGGCATCGACCCGCAGAAGCATAAAGAATATCTGTATCACTTCTATGAGGGCAATTTCCCCGGCAGCTGGGCAAAGGGTGAGCTGTACAACTACGACCCCGCTACTGGCGATGCCCGAAGCTGCGGCACCACTGCCAGCCTGTGCGGCGTGGAGCAGGCACTGGAAAAAGGCGATAAAACCGCACTGGACTACGCCGTGAAGCGCGACCTGCTGCTGCACACTGCTATGGCGTTTTTGCAAGGCTTCCCCATGCTGAACTGCGGCGATGAAATTGCACAGCTCAATGGCTGGGACTACAAAAACGACCCCGACCGTGTGGAGGACAGCCGCAACCTGCACCGCAGCAAATTCAACTGGGAAGATGCCAAACAGCGCACCCGGAAGGGCACGCTGCAAAACGCTTTGTGGCAGGGCATGGAGCAGCTGCGCCAAATGCGGGCAGACCCCTGCTTTGCCCCGGATGCGTGGGTAACAACTTGGGACAGCCACAACCCCGGCGTGCTGGCACTGGTACGCAAGCGCGGCGAGGAAACGCTGGTGGGCTTGTTCAACTTTACCGAGTACCCGGCAGGAGCCAGTCTGGATGCTCTGGGCGGCGAGTATCACACCCCGGAGGGCACTTCCGTCTGGTTGGCGGATGTGGAACTGGAACCCTATCAGGCGCTGCTGGTAAAAAACAAATAAGCAAAACGAGTCATCCGGCTCTCTCTTTTTATCAAAGTTTTCATTGTTTTCTCTTGCACACTGCCGAAAGTGGCGTGTTCTCAAAAGTTCGCGTTTGCGCAGCGCAGCAGAGCAAGTTTTTAACTTTCTGATCGCTACATAGCAAACCCGAACCAAGGCCATCCCAGAAGGGATGGTCAGGTTCAGGTTGTTGTGTGGCGATTTTTTATTGCCAAATTCAGCACCGTACCTTGACAACCGCATGACCGTCTGCATGGGATAAAGGAAGAACTGCTGGCATAGCTTGAAAAGTTGAAGCAGGACGAGCAGAACACCCCGGAGAAATACAGCAACTGCGGGCAGCTGTTCCGGCTGCCGGACGGCTTGCCCATTGCACCGGAGCTGCTGACGAAATGGTACCGCCTGTGGAGAGCCGAGCACCCGGAGTTTGAGCAGATCGTGTTCCATGGTCTGCGGCACTCCAGTGCCACCTACCAGCTCTTGCAGTCGGACGGTGACTTCAAGTCGGTGCAGGGCAACACAGGTCATGCAACGGCATCTGTCCTGATGGACGCCTACGCTCACACGCAGGACAAGCCCCGGTTGGAGCTGACCGAGAAGATCGAAGCAAACTTCTACTCCCAAGACCTGACCTCGGCAGCATCCCAGCCCCGGCAAAACGAAAAGCCGGCGGCAACAAAAATCTCCGGTAGGGAGATCCTTGAAGCCATCCGGCTGATGGACGCAGACGAACGCAGAGAATTGACGAGAGCCTTGTTCGCCTAAAATTTCTTCTTTTTATGCAAAGGAAAGCAGGCTGTGCAAACCTTGCGCAGAAACGCCCTTGATTCGGGCAAATGTGTAAACGGTGTGCAGAAAGTGTGCAGCCGCTTTCCCACATAAAGAAAGAACGCCAAATCTTACGATTTGACGTTCTATATCTGGTGCACCTCCAGGGACTCGAACCCTGGGCCCACTGATTAAGAGTCAGTTGCTCTACCAACTGAGCTAGAGGTGCATATTGTCGAGATGCGGTTTCAAACATCCCGACATTTGAGTCGGCGACTACCTATTTTCACGCGCCGTTTCCAGCGAACTATCTTGGGCACGAGTGAGCTTAACTTCTGTGTTCGGAATGGGAACAGGTGGAACCTCACCGTCATCGTCACCGACCAATATGACTGGTTCAGTATAACATTTCTGTTCTACTTTGTCCAGTGTTTCTTGAAGGACGTGCCTTCAAAACTGAATAATCACTGCTCACATTTTATCATTGACTTGAGAATTCAAGCGAATTGTGGTCAAGCCCTCGATCTATTAGTACACACTTGCTGAATGGATCACTCCACTTACACATCGTGCCTATCAACCTCGTAGTCTACAAGGGATCTTACCTGATTCAATCAGTGGGATATCTTATCTTTGGGTCGGCTTCACGCTTAGATGCTTTCAGCGTTTATCCGATCCGTACGTAGTTGCCCAGCTATGCTCCTGGCGGAACAACTGGTGCGCCAGAGGTACGTCCGTCCCGGTCCTCTCGTACTAGGGACAGCTCCCATCAAATATCCTGCGCCCACGACAGATAGGGACCGAACTGTCTCACGACGTTCTGAACCCAGCTCGCGTACCGCTTTAATTGGCGAACAGCCAAACCCTTGGGACCGAATACAGCCCCAGGATGCGATGAGCCGACATCGAGGTGCCAAACCTCCCCGTCGATGTGGACTCTTGGGGGAGATCAGCCTGTTATCCCCAGGGTAACTTTTATCCGTTGAGCGATGGCATTTCCACTCACATACCACCGGATCACTAACTCCAACTTTCGTTACTGCTCGACCCGTCAGTCTCGCAGTTAGGCTCGCTTCTGCGTTTGCACTCTTTTGCTTGATTTCCGTTCAAGCTGAGCGAACCTTTGAACGCCTCCGTTACTCTTTAGGAGGCGACCGCCCCAGTCAAACTGCCCACCTAACAATGTCCCCCGACTCGATTCAGAGCCGCAGGTTAGAATTCCAATATCGCAAGGATGGTATCCCAACGGCCTCTCCGCCAAAGCCAAAGCCTTGGTTTCCCAGAGTCCCATCTATCCTGTGCATGCAACATCGAAACCCAATATTAGGCTACAGTAAAGCTCCATGGGGTCTTTCCGTCTTGTCGCGGGTAACCGGCATCTTCACCGGTACTACAATTTCGCCGGGCGGGCTGTTGAGACAGTGCCCAAATCATTACGCCTTTCATGCGGGTCAGAACTTACCTGACAAGGAATTTCGCTACCTTAGGACCGTTATAGTTACGGCCGCCGTTCACTGGGGCTTCGATTCAATGCTTGCACATCTCCTCTTAACCTTCCAGCACCGGGCAGGCGTCAGCTCGTATACGTCATCTTTCGATTTAGCACAAACCTGTGTTTTTGGTAAACAGTTGCTTGGGCCGATTCTCTGCGGCTCCATCTCTGGAGCACCCCTTCTCCCGAAGTTACGGGGTCAATTTGCCGAGTTCCTTAACAACCCTTCTCCCGTTGGCCTTAGAATCTTCTTCCTACCTACCTGTGTCGGTTTGCGGTACGGGCACCTCAGAAATACACACAGCTTTTCTCGCCATCTTCCATCTCAGACTTCGGTACTAATTTCCCTCGATCTCTACCGGAACCAACACCCGGCTCTGAGACTTCATATGTGTCCCTGTGCTTAACTCTTTTGGTGGTGACGGAATCTCTACCGTCTGTGCATCGGCTACGCCTTCCGGCCTCACCTTAGCTCCCGACTAACCTGGAGCGGACGAACCTTCCTCCAGAAACCTGAGGCTTTCGGCCATGCAGATTCTCACTGCATTCGCGCTACTCATTCCGGCATTCTCACTTCTATACACTCCACAGCCGCTTGCGCTACTGTTTCTCCGCGTATACAACGCTCCCCTACCCAATACATTTCTGTATTGCCTAAGCTTCGGTGTCAGGTTTAGCCCCGTTAAATTCTCCGCGCAAAGACGCTCGACCAGTGAGCTATTACGCACTCTTTGAATGAGTGGCTGCTTCTGAGCCAACATCCTGGTTGTCTGCGTATCTTCACATCGTTTTCCACTTAACCTGACTTTGGGACCTTAGCTGTAGATCTGGGCTGTTTCCCTTTTGACAATGACATTTATCTGACACTGTCTGACTCCCAAGCATCAATACTCTGGCATTCTGAGTTTGATAAGCTTCGCTAACCTCTCGGCCGCTAGGCTATTCAGTGCTTTACCTCCAGGTATCTAACTTGAGGCTAGTCCTAAAACTATTTCGGGGAGAACCAGCTATCTCCGGGTTCGATTGGAATTTCTCCGCTACCCACAGTTCATCCGCCGCCTTTTCAACGGAGGTCGGTTCGGTCCTCCATGGAATTTTACTTCCACTTCAACCTGACCATGGGTAGGTCACCCGGTTTCGGGCCCATTATATGCAACTTAACGCCCTTTTCAAACTCGCTTTCGCTTCGGCTCCAGACCTTAAGTCCTTAACCTTGCTGCATACAATCGCTCGCCGGACCGTTCTACAAAAAGTACCCTATCACGCTTTGACGCGCTCTAGGTGCTTGTAGGCACAGGGTTTCAGGTTCTTTTTCACTCCCCTCCCGGGGTGCTTTTCACCTTTCCTTCACAGTACTATACGCTATCGGTCACTGGGTAGTATTTAGGGTTGGAGGGTGGTCCCCCCGTGTTCCGACCAGGTTTCACGTGTCTGGCCGTACTCTGGATCCTGCGCAGCTCTCTCCGTTTTCACCTACGTGGTTCTCACACTCTCTGACCGGCCTTCCCATGCCGTTCGGTTAACAGATTGAGTCTTAAAAGCAGTCCGTACCCCGAAAGTATTTCTACTCTCGGTTTGCCCTCTTCCGCGTTCGCTCGCCACTACTTACGGAATCTCGTTTGATGTCTCTTCCTCGCCCTACTTAGATGTTTCAGTTCAGGCGGTTCCCTCAATACACCTATTTTGAATTTCAGTGTATTGTACCTGAGTATGAACCCAGGTGAGTTTCCTCATTCAGAAATCTCCGGATCAATGCTTATTTGCAGCTCCCCGAAGCTTATCGCAGCTTATCACGTCTTTCATCGGCTCCCAGTGCCAAGGCATTCGCCCTGCGCCCTTGTTCGCTTGACCTTTCAAACGTTCTTTCAGAACATTTGGTATCCTCTTGATTCTCTCTTATTGCCAACGAAGATTATGTTACCCTTCCTTTTGAAATTGCAATATTTCTTAAAAGAACTTACTATAATCTTTGTTTCGCAGTTATTATTCAGTTTTCAAGGTACGTCTTTGAGTGTCCTTTTCAGGGCCCTCAAAATCGAACAATATCTACTCTGCTTGTATCTGTCACCTGTTCCAGATGGTCGACCATCTTCGATGTTCTTCCATCTGCCTGACTCCTTAGAAAGGAGGTGATCCAGCCGCAGGTTCTCCTACGGCTACCTTGTTACGACTTCACCCCAATCACCAGTTTTACCTTCGGCGGCGTCCTCCTTGCGGTTAGACTACCGACTTCGGGTCCCCCCGGCTCTCATGGTGTGACGGGCGGTGTGTACAAGGCCCGGGAACGTATTCACCGTGGCATGCTGATCCACGATTACTAGCAATTCCGACTTCGTGCAGGCGAGTTGCAGCCTGCAGTCCGAACTGGGACGTTGTTTCTGAGTTTTGCTCCACCTCGCGGTCTTGCTTCTCTTTGTTTAACGCCATTGTAGTACGTGTGTAGCCCAAGTCATAAAGGGCATGATGATTTGACGTCATCCCCACCTTCCTCCGTTTTGTCAACGGCAGTCCTGCCAGAGTCCTCTTGCGTAGTAACTGACAGTAAGGGTTGCGCTCGTTGCGGGACTTAACCCAACATCTCACGACACGAGCTGACGACAACCATGCACCACCTGTCTCTGCGTCCCGAAGGAAAATACTGTTTCCAGCATCGTCGCAGGATGTCAAGACTTGGTAAGGTTCTTCGCGTTGCGTCGAATTAAACCACATACTCCACTGCTTGTGCGGGCCCCCGTCAATTCCTTTGAGTTTCAACCTTGCGGTCGTACTCCCCAGGTGGATTACTTATTGTGTTAACTGCGGCACTGAAGGGGTCAATCCTCCAACACCTAGTAATCATCGTTTACGGTGTGGACTACCAGGGTATCTAATCCTGTTTGCTACCCACACTTTCGAGCCTCAGCGTCAGTTGGTGCCCAGTAGGCCGCCTTCGCCACTGGTGTTCCTCCCGATATCTACGCATTCCACCGCTACACCGGGAATTCCGCCTACCTCTGCACTACTCAAGAAAAACAGTTTTGAAAGCAGTTTATGGGTTGAGCCCATAGATTTCACTTCCAACTTGTCTTCCCGCCTGCGCTCCCTTTACACCCAGTAATTCCGGACAACGCTTGTGACCTACGTTTTACCGCGGCTGCTGGCACGTAGTTAGCCGTCACTTCCTTGTTGAGTACCGTCATTATCTTCCTCAACAACAGGAGTTTACAATCCGAAGACCTTCTTCCTCCACGCGGCGTCGCTGCATCAGGGTTTCCCCCATTGTGCAATATTCCCCACTGCTGCCTCCCGTAGGAGTCTGGGCCGTGTCTCAGTCCCAATGTGGCCGTTCAACCTCTCAGTCCGGCTACCGATCGTCGCCTTGGTGGGCCATTACCTCACCAACTAGCTAATCGGACGCGAGGCCATCTCAAAGCGGATTGCTCCTTTTCCCTCTGCTCGATGCCGAGCTGTGGGCTTATGCGGTATTAGCAGTCGTTTCCAACTGTTGTCCCCCTCTTTGAGGCAGGTTCCTCACGCGTTACTCACCCGTTCGCCACTCGCTTGAGAAAGCAAGCTCTCTCTCGCTCGTTCGACTTGCATGTGTTAGGCGCGCCGCCAGCGTTCGTCCTGAGCCAGGATCAAACTCTTTATAAATGATATTTATCACTTAAAAAGTGTTAAATCTTTTTCGCTCAGCACGCAATCGCTTGCGTCCTGTGTGAATTACTTTGTTTGGAATTGTTTAACGTGTTTTTCCAACACGAAAATAGGTTCCGTTACAAGTTTTTCGATATTGTTCAATTTTCAAGGTCCTGTGCGCCTCAGCCTTGCAGCTGACGACTTGATTATTTTACCACAGAAGTGATTTTTTGTCAAGCACTTTTTTCAGAAGCTTTTCGATCTTTTCGAACTTGTGGCTCGTTTTTCAACGTATCCATATTGGTTCTTTCGCTTTGCTTCTGCCGCTTTCAGAAGTCATTCTTTCCGGCGGCCCTTGGCGCTCAAGTATAATACCATATCCATGAGCTTCTGTCAACACCTTTTTGCATCTTTTTTGAGTTTTTTTCTATATTTCGCAAAAGGAGTGCTTCCGGGCAGGTTTTTGAACCCCTCCGAAATGGCCACGGCCATTTCGTCTCCCCTTTGCCAAGGGGAGAGCCCTTGCAGTTTCCGGGGCGGTGTTATATTATATAATTACATTATAGAGCGGAGGAGGCCCCAACCATGATCCTTACGGTCAACATCGGCAACACACACATCACGATTGCCGGCTACGAACACGACACCCTGCAGTTCAGCGGGCGGCTGCATTCCAGCCCGGCCGCAACGGTGGACGAATACGCCATGAATCTGCT contains:
- a CDS encoding amylosucrase; the encoded protein is MAAKQEFESRFAKHKDELEWLFMELYHNREGLEVLEREMAEAYNARSAELKALDKARSADPEWYKRGNMFGMTMYTDLFAGNLKELVKKLPYLKEQKLTYLHLMPLLQMPHPHNDGGYAVEDFDTVDPALGTNKDLENLTRELRKAGISLCLDFVMNHTASTHRWAMAAKAGDPWFQAYYHLYDDRTIPDQYEQTVPQVFPNTAPGNFTWCEEMHKWVLTTFHDYQWDLNYANPAVFVDMTKSILHLANLGVEVFRIDAVPYIWKQLGTTCRNLPQVHTIVRMLRMVLECVCPAVILKGEVVMAPKELAAYFGTPEKPECHMLYNVSTMVNLWGALASRDTRLLKAQLDALHALPKNCWFVNYLRCHDDIGWGLDEAVENRLGIDPQKHKEYLYHFYEGNFPGSWAKGELYNYDPATGDARSCGTTASLCGVEQALEKGDKTALDYAVKRDLLLHTAMAFLQGFPMLNCGDEIAQLNGWDYKNDPDRVEDSRNLHRSKFNWEDAKQRTRKGTLQNALWQGMEQLRQMRADPCFAPDAWVTTWDSHNPGVLALVRKRGEETLVGLFNFTEYPAGASLDALGGEYHTPEGTSVWLADVELEPYQALLVKNK
- a CDS encoding tyrosine-type recombinase/integrase; its protein translation is MKQDEQNTPEKYSNCGQLFRLPDGLPIAPELLTKWYRLWRAEHPEFEQIVFHGLRHSSATYQLLQSDGDFKSVQGNTGHATASVLMDAYAHTQDKPRLELTEKIEANFYSQDLTSAASQPRQNEKPAATKISGREILEAIRLMDADERRELTRALFA